In Methylacidiphilum infernorum V4, a single window of DNA contains:
- the trpE gene encoding anthranilate synthase component I: MDFPTFKEFLHFSSRANVVPLVREIVADLDTPVSAYLKISRASKYSFLLESADRGKFGRFSYLGADPYFFITAYGRKITVEYRNGQKEEYWTDSHPLDELRKKMEAYRAFPLAQLPDFSGGCVGYLGYEMVHFFEPSVPRAKKDDLNVPDLCFLLADTLVIFDHQERKMFLVANAIINDEPFEAYEKAVKKLDDLQTALSKPFYHPLFINQQESAAITPQVNMTKEQYIEMTEKMQEYIRAGDIFQVVPSQRWHIRCEKDPIDIYRALRLINPSPYMFCLKLGDFSLVGSSPEVHVRFDKGRVYVRPIAGTRPRSSTSAEEEERIVEELINDPKERAEHIMLVDLARNDIGRVCSFNTVCVKELMVIEKYSHVIHMVSSVEGIVRKGITAFDVLEATFPAGTVTGAPKVRAMQIIAQLEPTCRGPYAGVVGCMSFSGYLDTCIAIRTILIKQGIAYLQAGGGLVADSTPLGEYLESSNKAKAGMKALALVESFL, translated from the coding sequence ATGGATTTTCCTACGTTCAAGGAGTTTCTTCATTTTTCCTCCAGGGCTAATGTCGTGCCCTTGGTTAGGGAGATTGTGGCTGACCTCGATACTCCTGTATCGGCCTATCTTAAAATATCTCGTGCTTCCAAGTATTCTTTTCTTTTAGAATCAGCGGACAGAGGAAAGTTTGGAAGGTTTTCTTACCTCGGTGCCGATCCCTATTTCTTTATTACGGCCTATGGGAGGAAGATCACCGTCGAATACCGTAACGGGCAAAAAGAGGAGTATTGGACGGATTCCCATCCCCTCGACGAGTTAAGGAAAAAGATGGAGGCTTACAGGGCGTTCCCTTTAGCCCAGCTTCCCGATTTTTCAGGAGGTTGTGTCGGCTACCTGGGTTATGAAATGGTTCATTTCTTTGAGCCCTCTGTGCCCAGGGCCAAAAAAGACGATCTTAACGTGCCCGATCTCTGCTTTCTACTGGCCGATACGTTAGTCATTTTCGATCATCAAGAAAGAAAAATGTTTCTCGTGGCCAATGCTATTATTAATGATGAGCCTTTTGAAGCCTATGAGAAAGCTGTAAAAAAATTAGATGATCTTCAAACCGCTCTCTCTAAGCCTTTTTATCATCCCCTCTTTATCAACCAGCAAGAAAGCGCGGCTATAACTCCCCAAGTGAATATGACAAAGGAACAATATATAGAGATGACGGAAAAAATGCAGGAATATATTCGAGCCGGGGATATTTTCCAGGTAGTTCCTTCTCAACGCTGGCATATCCGATGTGAAAAAGACCCTATTGATATCTATAGGGCTCTTCGGTTGATTAACCCTTCTCCCTACATGTTCTGTTTAAAATTAGGGGATTTTTCTCTGGTTGGTTCTTCTCCGGAAGTGCACGTCAGGTTTGATAAGGGAAGAGTCTATGTCAGGCCCATTGCGGGGACTCGGCCTAGAAGTTCAACATCTGCCGAGGAAGAGGAAAGAATCGTCGAGGAATTAATAAACGATCCTAAAGAAAGGGCCGAACATATTATGCTTGTCGATCTGGCTCGTAACGATATCGGCCGAGTATGTTCTTTTAACACCGTTTGTGTCAAGGAGCTTATGGTCATAGAGAAATACAGTCATGTGATCCACATGGTTTCTTCGGTGGAAGGAATCGTGCGTAAGGGAATAACCGCTTTCGACGTCCTCGAGGCTACTTTTCCTGCCGGGACGGTAACGGGTGCCCCCAAGGTGCGGGCTATGCAGATTATCGCCCAGCTTGAACCGACCTGCAGGGGTCCTTATGCGGGAGTTGTGGGTTGCATGAGTTTTTCAGGTTATTTGGATACATGCATTGCGATTAGAACCATTCTCATAAAACAAGGAATAGCTTATCTTCAAGCAGGAGGAGGGTTGGTAGCGGACAGTACCCCTCTAGGAGAATATCTCGAATCTTCGAACAAAGCGAAAGCGGGGATGAAAGCTCTTGCACTGGTGGAATCTTTTTTGTAA
- a CDS encoding energy transducer TonB, translated as MERNDYIGYFFSILIHFTLLFIVGYFFIQKVEYGITAGESSVDVDLINTPDVPPPPQPEPVPPPVQEEMTMPAEAPKPVIQPQQKPKAIKPKGVPSTARAPAGKMSMPGYLRNPAPVYPAAAKAAGHQGLVILRVHVSSSGYPTSVSIGRSSGYPELDQAAESTVRKSWRFKPPTVFGVPVEVDVDVPIRFKIN; from the coding sequence ATGGAACGTAACGATTACATTGGATATTTTTTCTCCATTCTCATTCATTTTACCCTTCTTTTTATTGTTGGGTATTTTTTTATTCAGAAAGTGGAGTACGGGATAACGGCGGGGGAAAGTAGCGTGGATGTCGATCTTATCAATACTCCAGATGTTCCTCCCCCTCCCCAGCCTGAACCGGTCCCCCCTCCTGTCCAGGAGGAGATGACCATGCCGGCGGAAGCTCCCAAGCCCGTGATCCAACCCCAGCAAAAGCCCAAGGCCATCAAACCCAAGGGGGTGCCTTCGACCGCTCGAGCTCCTGCAGGAAAGATGTCGATGCCCGGATATCTAAGAAATCCCGCCCCTGTCTATCCTGCGGCGGCCAAGGCGGCCGGCCATCAAGGATTGGTTATTTTACGTGTCCACGTTTCTTCAAGTGGATATCCCACCTCCGTTTCCATTGGGAGGTCATCGGGTTACCCGGAATTAGATCAAGCCGCTGAAAGTACGGTAAGAAAATCCTGGCGGTTTAAGCCTCCTACCGTCTTTGGTGTTCCCGTGGAAGTGGATGTGGACGTGCCGATCCGGTTCAAGATTAATTAG
- a CDS encoding ExbD/TolR family protein, which yields MRMRIQAEKHRPRLEIIPFIDVMFFLLATFMIVSLTMLKNESIQIKLPKSTTTVTQAPQDQVTVKVLEDGNFLFDKEKVLSQDLTVKLNQIKASNADPKIFVTGEPNACFELVVKIIDEARKIGINKIAIQTTKPQPQAQKSGLAHGT from the coding sequence ATGAGAATGCGTATCCAGGCAGAAAAGCATCGACCGAGGTTGGAAATCATCCCATTTATCGACGTGATGTTTTTTCTTTTGGCGACCTTTATGATCGTTTCTTTAACGATGTTAAAAAATGAATCTATCCAGATAAAGTTGCCCAAAAGCACGACGACTGTCACACAGGCTCCTCAAGACCAGGTGACCGTGAAAGTACTCGAAGATGGGAATTTCCTTTTTGACAAGGAAAAGGTTCTTTCCCAGGATCTGACCGTGAAATTAAACCAGATCAAGGCATCCAATGCGGATCCCAAGATTTTTGTTACGGGTGAACCTAATGCCTGTTTTGAACTCGTTGTGAAAATTATCGATGAGGCTCGGAAAATAGGCATAAACAAAATTGCCATCCAAACAACCAAACCCCAACCGCAAGCTCAAAAAAGTGGATTAGCCCATGGAACGTAA
- a CDS encoding MotA/TolQ/ExbB proton channel family protein produces the protein MIEFFFKGGPVMWPILILGVVTVAALLEKVIFLVSEQSVRNPKLIQKIFELAEKGRYEEAIAIGEKSKYNVAQVVVEGLRHRNSMPVDAMIEAASGQIERYSRGLVILDTAVTLGPLLGLLGTVTGMMHAFSIVGTGEIAGKQAAITGGVAESLIAVSFGLAIAILAIIPLNFFNARTEKVRRELEGYCTRLEMILKKKGAKLTGERMEVEMAR, from the coding sequence ATGATCGAGTTTTTTTTCAAGGGTGGGCCGGTAATGTGGCCTATTCTAATCCTTGGAGTGGTGACAGTGGCTGCGCTCTTAGAAAAAGTGATTTTCTTGGTTTCCGAACAGAGCGTGCGTAACCCCAAGCTCATTCAAAAAATTTTTGAACTGGCGGAAAAAGGGAGATATGAGGAGGCCATAGCCATAGGAGAAAAATCAAAATATAATGTTGCCCAAGTGGTTGTTGAAGGGCTCAGGCATAGGAACAGCATGCCGGTAGATGCCATGATCGAGGCGGCAAGTGGACAAATAGAAAGATATTCTCGGGGCCTTGTCATTTTAGATACGGCGGTGACCCTTGGACCCCTTTTGGGGCTACTCGGAACGGTCACCGGGATGATGCATGCCTTTAGCATCGTAGGAACTGGAGAGATCGCGGGAAAGCAAGCCGCGATCACCGGGGGGGTAGCCGAATCCCTGATCGCGGTGAGCTTTGGTTTGGCCATAGCGATCCTCGCCATCATTCCTCTCAATTTTTTTAATGCCCGGACGGAAAAAGTCAGGAGAGAATTGGAAGGTTATTGCACGCGGCTGGAAATGATATTGAAAAAAAAGGGGGCGAAGTTAACCGGCGAAAGAATGGAAGTGGAAATGGCCAGGTAG
- a CDS encoding HAD family hydrolase, whose translation MLPPFLFCTDFDGTLLPVDKERKIAEEFYELLLKKKIHHHFLWIINTGRSWESLLEELNRLQIPFFPDWVVLYEKEIYKVKGSHIYPLEEWNDYCKRLQAALFDSLNFFFEELVQYLIKNTGAKLNSSSCSPIEIEASSQAEADQISAYIDLKLQHYPSLTYHRNFVYFRFAHKNFHKGSALKQIQAILEIPPQNSMACGDHFNDLPMLDLEIASHLACPANAVEVVKEKVAAQGGYIAHKEASLGIIEALLKLEEEIFSFPKI comes from the coding sequence TTGCTTCCCCCATTTCTTTTTTGCACCGACTTCGATGGCACCCTTCTTCCTGTTGACAAGGAAAGAAAGATTGCCGAAGAGTTTTACGAGCTTCTGCTCAAGAAAAAAATTCACCATCATTTCCTATGGATAATCAATACGGGGAGAAGCTGGGAAAGTCTTCTCGAAGAGTTGAATAGGCTTCAAATTCCTTTTTTTCCCGATTGGGTCGTGCTTTATGAAAAAGAAATTTACAAGGTCAAGGGTTCCCATATTTACCCCCTGGAAGAATGGAATGATTATTGTAAAAGACTCCAAGCCGCTTTATTTGACTCCCTGAATTTTTTCTTTGAAGAACTCGTTCAATATTTAATCAAAAATACGGGAGCCAAGCTCAATAGTTCATCCTGCTCGCCCATCGAGATCGAAGCTTCAAGCCAAGCGGAAGCTGATCAGATATCAGCCTACATCGATCTCAAGCTTCAACATTACCCTTCCTTGACTTACCACCGTAATTTCGTCTACTTCCGTTTTGCCCACAAAAATTTTCACAAGGGTTCCGCCCTCAAACAGATCCAAGCCATCCTGGAAATCCCCCCTCAAAATTCCATGGCTTGTGGCGATCATTTCAACGATCTGCCCATGCTCGACTTGGAGATCGCCTCCCATCTCGCCTGCCCTGCAAATGCCGTGGAAGTTGTAAAGGAAAAAGTTGCCGCACAAGGAGGCTACATAGCGCACAAAGAAGCTTCCCTAGGAATTATCGAAGCTCTTTTAAAACTCGAGGAAGAAATTTTTTCTTTCCCTAAAATCTAA
- a CDS encoding glycosyltransferase family 4 protein gives MRPLRLAVVSMEYGFEGGAEKFVWEITERMSCIPGLEVHLLASRWKRVGPQIVCHKIPLFKINRYSTRLSFCWNAYKMIRRGNFDLVHSHELIQNSDVVTFGVPHLFWVREIQKKRSLSLYNCLINFLEKKTLYSQSLSWILPNSGRALKAFAQYYPDLLSKVKVINPGVAFERFNGDLKDKELRRKRILDRFGWDREDLVGIFVGNNWKLKGLLQVCYGLAEAKNRGLRVNLLVVGRGNRDEVSRFLKLKGIESQVGFTGLITEGIEHYYQAADFFVLLSRFESFGMVVLEAMASALPVILSPDVGAWDVAEEGVNALKIENPEDPKVLAAAFGKLAQPELRKQLSDNALQTAKKNGWQKALKETLKVYGAVLEKKKLLEKLKRQPYFLDLI, from the coding sequence GGGAAATCACCGAAAGGATGAGTTGTATTCCGGGGTTGGAAGTGCATCTTCTAGCTTCCAGGTGGAAAAGAGTCGGTCCTCAAATTGTTTGCCATAAAATCCCTCTTTTTAAAATCAATCGGTATTCAACTCGACTTTCCTTTTGCTGGAACGCCTACAAAATGATACGGAGAGGGAACTTTGACCTTGTGCACAGCCATGAACTCATCCAGAACAGTGACGTTGTTACCTTTGGAGTTCCGCACCTGTTTTGGGTAAGAGAAATCCAAAAAAAGCGATCTCTATCCCTCTATAATTGCTTGATCAATTTTCTAGAAAAAAAAACTCTTTATTCTCAAAGCCTTTCTTGGATTTTGCCTAACTCGGGACGTGCATTGAAAGCCTTTGCGCAGTATTATCCCGATCTTCTGTCCAAGGTTAAAGTGATCAATCCCGGTGTAGCATTTGAACGGTTCAATGGGGATCTTAAGGATAAAGAGCTGCGAAGAAAAAGGATCTTAGACAGGTTTGGATGGGACCGGGAGGATCTGGTTGGCATTTTCGTGGGCAACAACTGGAAACTGAAGGGATTGCTCCAGGTGTGTTATGGTCTCGCCGAGGCCAAAAACAGGGGCTTGAGGGTGAACCTTCTTGTCGTAGGCAGAGGAAATCGCGATGAAGTAAGCCGTTTTTTGAAGTTAAAAGGCATTGAAAGCCAGGTTGGGTTTACCGGACTCATTACCGAGGGGATTGAACACTATTACCAGGCTGCGGATTTCTTTGTCCTGCTTTCCCGGTTCGAAAGTTTTGGCATGGTTGTTTTGGAAGCGATGGCATCGGCATTACCCGTGATTTTGTCCCCGGATGTTGGAGCCTGGGATGTAGCTGAAGAAGGAGTAAATGCCCTTAAGATTGAAAATCCAGAAGACCCTAAGGTTTTAGCTGCTGCTTTCGGTAAGCTGGCCCAGCCTGAATTGAGAAAGCAATTGAGTGATAATGCCCTCCAAACCGCCAAAAAAAATGGATGGCAAAAAGCATTAAAAGAAACATTAAAGGTCTATGGGGCTGTTTTGGAAAAAAAGAAACTTCTTGAGAAACTGAAGCGACAGCCTTACTTCCTGGATCTTATTTAG